One segment of Coffea arabica cultivar ET-39 chromosome 7c, Coffea Arabica ET-39 HiFi, whole genome shotgun sequence DNA contains the following:
- the LOC113699943 gene encoding formin-like protein 6: MNARRISIFLTLTLVASFTTQSPKASAAGHVSQDLIAREKLRRILHQPLYPVTAAPPPESVPPPPSPPPPTPANPEFPNPDQPFFPEVPAGPTPDQAQPSPQAPANATAVPNPVATPAQLSKPTKKVAIAISVGIVTLGMLSALAFYLYRHRAKHPDDSQKLVGGNSQRISEESRLPPSTFLYIGTVEPSAQTSVSEANAPNGSPYRKLSSVKRSDRYRPSPDLQPLPPLTKPPPPPAINSPPPMTSSDEESHDTAFYTPQGSSVSNEEGSYTPGSRQSQRSNNTSLVTQSRAETHVSSSVPHSKRTSPKSRLLASSPDVSRHAIIPSIKQPPAPPPPPPRTNLEQPPPQSQLELSKPAIPYAPKRPKFSAPPPPPDMARLQLISSQGQDTSKAPLPPPPPPPPPPPPPPPLLLPTPRKSAAPAMHTPPVAPRQPKLRKSGSPSPKTTEVEKLGPEEEFNDGTNSSERHDGDDMDGLRPKLKPLHWDKVRATSDRATVWDQLKSSSFQLNEDMMESLFGCNSAASVPKEATRKSVLPPVEQENRVLDPKKSQNIAILLRALNVTREEVSEALIDGNPEGLGPELLETLVKMAPTKEEEIKLKNYDGESSRLGSAERFLKAILDVPFAFKRVEAMLYRANFDAEVNYLRKSFQTLEEASQELKNSRLFLKLLEAVLRTGNRMNVGTNRGDARAFKLDTLLKLVDIKGTDGKTTLLHFVVQEIIRSEGAGSEPTNENIAHKTNLKVKEDDFEKQGLQVVAGLGKELGNVKKAAAMDSDVLSSYVSKLEIGLEKVRLVLQYEKPSMQSKFFESMKKFLEEAEGEILLIKDEEQTALSLVKEVTEYFHGNAAKEEAHPFRIFVIVRDFLSILDNVCKEVGRLQDRSIVMGTGRSFRMPATASLPVLSRYNARQDRSSDDDSSSP, from the exons ATGAATGCTCGACGTATCAGCATCTTTTTGACTCTAACACTGGTTGCATCTTTCACAACCCAGTCCCCCAAAGCATCCGCTGCAGGCCATGTGTCTCAAGATTTGATTGCACGCGAAAAGCTGAGGAGAATTCTACACCAACCCCTGTACCCAGTGACTGCAGCACCCCCGCCGGAGTCAGTCCCACCACCGCCTTCGCCTCCACCGCCCACACCAGCCAACCCTGAGTTTCCTAATCCAGACCAGCCCTTTTTCCCTGAAGTACCCGCTGGCCCAACACCAGATCAGGCTCAACCATCCCCGCAAGCACCGGCAAATGCGACGGCGGTGCCTAATCCGGTTGCCACTCCGGCACAGTTGTCCAAGCCCACTAAGAAAGTTGCAATTGCTATCTCAGTTGGGATTGTCACGCTGGGGATGTTGTCAGCATTGGCATTCTACCTCTACAGGCACAGGGCGAAACACCCTGATGATTCTCAGAAGCTGGTTGGGGGGAATTCACAGAGGATCAGCGAGGAGTCACGATTGCCCCCATCTACTTTCCTGTACATTGGGACGGTCGAGCCCTCAGCGCAAACATCAGTGAGCGAAGCCAACGCTCCAAATGGCTCACCTTATAGAAAATTGAGTTCAGTCAAAAGATCCGATCGCTATAGGCCAAGCCCAGACCTTCAACCTTTGCCACCGTTAACCAAACCTCCGCCTCCTCCGGCCATAAATTCACCACCACCCATGACATCATCTGATGAGGAGAGTCATGACACCGCTTTTTACACTCCACAGGGCTCGTCCGTGAGCAACGAGGAAGGGTCTTATACTCCCGGTTCCCGTCAGAGTCAACGAAGCAATAACACTAGCCTGGTGACTCAGTCCAGGGCTGAAACTCATGTCAGTAGCTCTGTTCCTCATTCCAAGAGAACATCACCAAAATCTCGTCTTCTTGCTTCATCACCTGATGTTAGTAGGCATGCCATCATACCTTCAATCAAGCAGCCTCCAGCTCCTCCTCCGCCGCCACCACGAACTAACCTAGAACAGCCACCTCCGCAATCTCAGCTTGAGCTCAGCAAACCAGCAATTCCATACGCTCCTAAACGCCCAAAATTTTCAGCCCCACCTCCACCACCAGACATGGCCCGGCTCCAACTAATAAGCAGCCAAGGCCAGGATACATCCAAAGCCCCattaccaccaccaccacctcctcctcctcctcctcctcctcctcctcctctgctACTTCCAACACCACGAAAAAGTGCTGCTCCAGCAATGCACACACCTCCAGTGGCTCCCAGACAACCAAAACTGCGAAAATCTGGGAGTCCCAGTCCAAAAACAACTGAAGTTGAGAAACTAGGACCTGAAGAAGAATTTAATGATGGTACAAATTCTTCAGAGAGGCATGATGGTGATGACATGGATGGACTGAGACCCAAGTTGAAACCTTTGCACTGGGACAAAGTGCGAGCAACCTCAGACCGAGCCACAGTGTGGGACCAACTAAAATCTAGCTCCTTCCA ACTGAATGAGGACATGATGGAGTCTCTTTTTGGATGTAATTCTGCTGCTTCAGTTCCAAAAGAAGCCACTAGGAAGTCGGTCCTCCCTCCAGTTGAACAGGAGAATAGAGTACTGGATCCAAAGAAATCACAGAATATAGCGATACTGTTGAGAGCACTGAATGTGACAAGGGAGGAGGTTTCTGAAGCACTTATAGATG GAAATCCAGAAGGATTGGGTCCTGAACTTCTGGAGACTTTGGTCAAGATGGCTCCAACCAAAGAGGAAGAAATAAAACTCAAGAACTACGATGGTGAATCCTCTAGACTAGGGTCAGCAGAGCGGTTCCTCAAGGCAATTCTTGATGTACCATTTGCCTTCAAAAGAGTGGAAGCCATGCTATATCGTGCAAACTTTGATGCGGAAGTAAACTACTTGAGAAAATCCTTTCAAACACTAGAG GAGGCAAGTCAAGAACTGAAGAACAGCAGGCTATTCCTCAAACTCCTTGAAGCTGTCCTCAGGACAGGAAATCGCATGAATGTAGGAACTAATCGTGGTGATGCCAGGGCCTTCAAACTTGATACTCTGCTGAAATTAGTGGACATAAAAGGAACAGACGGGAAGACAACATTGCTTCACTTTGTGGTCCAAGAAATTATTAGATCAGAAGGTGCAGGTTCTGAGCCAACAAATGAAAATATTGCACATAAAACAAATCTGAAAGTCAAAGAGGATGATTTCGAGAAGCAAGGTCTGCAGGTTGTTGCGGGACTTGGCAAGGAACTTGGGAATGTAAAAAAGGCAGCAGCAATGGACTCAGATGTTCTCAGCAGTTATGTCTCCAAGCTAGAAATTGGACTTGAGAAAGTTAGATTAGTTTTACAATATGAGAAACCAAGCATGCAAAGTAAATTTTTTGAATCAATGAAGAAGTTTCTAGAAGAGGCAGAAGGGGAAATTCTGCTCATTAAGGATGAAGAACAGACGGCCTTGTCCTTAGTAAAGGAGGTTACAGAATACTTTCACGGCAATGCAGCGAAAGAAGAGGCCCATCCTTTCAGGATCTTTGTGATTGTAAGAGATTTTCTCTCTATTCTGGATAACGTATGCAAAGAAGTTGGGAGACTGCAGGATAGATCAATAGTTATGGGTACAGGCAGATCATTCAGAATGCCTGCAACTGCATCATTGCCAGTCCTTAGCAGATACAATGCAAGACAAGATAGAAGCTCCGATGATGATAGCTCATCTCCTTAG